The genomic interval CTCCGTACTACGCACCGAAGGTGCAGCAGTTCTCGACCTACGATTACACGTACTCGTGTGGTGTGGGATCTGGCTCGAAATACATCGACGATCTGCCATTCGGCTATCCGTTCGATCGTGACATCGACTTCAGCTACTTCTTCACCAAGAACATGTACTACAAGGACGTTCCGATCTACCATTCAGATGAAGTGAAAACTTATGTGCCGTACTAATTGCTCCGATTAATTTACCGCGATGTTGAAACGATTATTGAATGAATAAACGATAACTTTATAATTGAACACGAAAAGGTATTGGCTTCTGAGTTGGTTTAAACAATTTTGTTGCACAAATTTCGAAAGTTTGTTTAAGATATCCTAGCTGAGTCAAAAACGCATCGTTTTGTTGGATAATTTGTTGACATTTTAAGGGTAACTTCAAAGTACCTCTCTCATAGAAGTCTTGGTTCTTACTGGATTTTCACAACCTTCTCTAGAACCCAATACCTGAATCAGAAAGTTTTGCAATACAAGAAGGAGGTAGTAACCGCTTGTTACCAGGTTTGACTATATGGAAGATGCGTTGAAATTTCACAATCAAGCCCCCAGAGTTCCTGGCGAGCCACTACAGACGCGTGTGGCcttgcgttgtcctgatggagCACAAACCTGTTTTGTTGGGTAATTCTGGCTACTTTTGGCCAATCGCTAGCTCCAAACGGTCCAGTTGCTAACAGTACAGAGGTCTGAATTTGGTGTTTGGTCACACAGaagaataataaatgattctTTTAATGTCTCAACAAATACACAGTAAAACCTTACTAGTCTGTAGTCCTGGTTTGGAAaccgtttgagctgcttcaccGTTTGAGCTGTTTTTGCACAATCCTGTCGTATGtgacccatttttcatccccagTTACTATCTCTTTAAGAAATGGATCGTATTCATTCCGTTTAGCGAACGCTTCGCAGATGGAAGTTGGATCCGTCATGATTTTGGTGCTAATTGGTGTgacacccaaacatcgagcttccTTATGAACAATCTTTTCCAAACAatctttgcgcaaatggcttaaaactgttttatgaTCAATCTTTAGCTGCTGGGCAATGTTACGACTACTAAAAGGCCGATCAACTTCTATTTTTACTctctgtgcgaggtgcatctttgaCATAAGAAAATCATGAATTCTTTCCGCACGAAACCAAAAATGCACTTAATTAGCTGTTACAGTATTTACACAAGAAACACCATTTACAATTTCGGCGGCCTGACTTTCATTTTCGCATTtgtcaaagaaaaactgtataatgttgtgaattttctctttgttcaCTTCCATCGTTAACATCCTGTAACTCACATctgaatagaaaaaaaatcaccaaaacaattattttgttaCATTATACTATGTTTATATTATactatattttattatttggaATGTCATCTTCGCAAtgagcataaacttgaaactgtttgATATCGACCACTGCAGCCATCCTTCGAGAAAacgatggatttattttttaccaaacTAATACTTAGTACAAAGGATCCTTACAAGAACCCGCTCAATAAGCAAGTCTTATTTCCATTGGGTTTAGCAATCCACCTCAAGGATCGGGAGGAAGCTCCAGAAAGGACTCGAATAAGCTCATTCTTACACAGTTATCTGTTTCAATGCATTGGTATCACTAAGAAAACTAGTGAAACAGAAATATAATTCAGTTTTCAAAtctttcaaatcaaatcaaacaaacgcacaaCTTTATAAACACTTATTGCCTCTTTTGCAATTAGGTTTATTCAGCTTGCtattaaaaatgtaatttaagTAAATTTGGCAGTCTAGGTCTGATGAACCATAGGAATTATAAAAACAACATGTTTATGACAATTGAAAACGATAAacgcaaatatttgaaaattgatGATGATATTCTTTTGTGTTTACACCTTAAACTGCGTGGTCTGACCGGTTTTGGCGAATTTTCTATCACCCAATGACCTTTTCTGGTCAATAAAACCACATAGTTGATTTCGATGCGCGAGCATGGAGATACAGAACTGTTGCTGTGTAGAATGGTGATAACGAGCAGAAGGAGGAGAAGCGAGTGCATCGAACTTTGAAGCATTACTTAAtttcttcttcaatttttCCTGCTGAAGTAACCACCAtgagaatattttttgttgaatttcAGCATATTAACAAACATTCATTATCGTCAAATTGCGTTCAACGGTCGTTGACACTGTTCCAGCTGGTCTATGCATATGCGGTGCAGTTGATTAGCTGGGTCAAGTGTACGAAAACTTGATAAAGAATAATCTCGCTTCAAGGTTACAAGAAAGACGCTGATGTGAAATTCTGAGAACTATTATTGTACTATTTTGGAATTATAAAATAATCCTAACTATGTGCTCATTTGGTTATAGTTCGTACCAAGTTATAACATTATATCTTTTCTTGACGCTAGTGCCTATGGCAAGGCTTATGCTGTACAACATTTATGGCTCAAAGGAGTTATACTTTGTATGTTGAAATTAAGTGGCAGGTCATGTTTGCGAACGATTGTCTtcaagcagcaccagcatgTTGATGATGGGTATCACGAGAAAGTCCCTATATTTTGTCACGGATTTGTTATGAAATATGTTGCTTTGCAACAACATATTTCATATTATATGTTGTTTTGAACTTGACGCCAAAATATGATCACGGATCTTTGTAGTGACTCGAAATCATGCTTTGTTTGGCGTTGCGTAATCTGCGCTTTTTCTGATTCTGTTGAACAAGGCGGAGGATTATCAAAATAAGTAGTACAACGCAAAGAAAACGGCTGATAAGTTTCTTGCCTGGAGCGCTATATAAACCATCGTCACCTGACAGGTAGTATCATTCATCGGACCACGTCCATTACGGAGAGTAGAAGATGAGACTGACGGTTGCAGCTATCGCCCTTGGGCTGGTCGCCCTGGCCAGCGGTGCTTACTATCCCGCTTCCCAGCCAGTTACCGGCGTCAAGTATGGTAAGTTGCATCTAACGACTTTAGCCACAGTCCAGTTTAGCTAATGTTTCTTCACTGTTTCTCTAGCCGACAAGGATTTTCTGTTCAAGCAGAAGTTCTTCTTTGAGGTGCTGAGGAATATCCATCTTCCTCTGCAGTACCAGGAATACTTGCCCTACACCCAGAGCTACATCACCGAGGAGAGCAAATATGTGGTATGTATTACGAATGGGAAATGTTCCTCGCCCTGATTCTAATCCCGCGTTTTCAATATTCATTTTAGAACTTCGCTGAAGTAGTCGAGTTCTTCGATTACTATAAGGCAGGATTCTTGGGCAAGGGCGAGCTGTTCACCATCTACAACAACGAGTACATGAAGCAAACATACCTGCTGTTCACGTTCTTGTACAACTCCGTGGACTTTGACACTTTCTACAAGAACGTGATCTGGGCTCGCGAGAATGTGAACGAAGGAATGTTCATTCATGCCGTCACGATGGCCGTGTTCCACCACCCGCAACTGAAGGGCATTGTACTACCGGCCATCTACGAGATCTACCCGTACTACTTCTTCAACACCGACCTCATCCACAGCGTAACTTTCCGCAAGCTGTACGACCAGAAGTTCGGATTCGTTAGCAACGGCAAGTACAACGTTGTGTACTCGAACTATACCGCCGTCTATCCAGTGGAATACTATGGCGAGGACAAGCTGTCGTACTTCACGGAGGACTTCGGTTGGAACgcgtactactactacttcatGATGGACTACCCGTACTTCATCGGTACCGAGAAGTTTAACCTGAACAAGGACCGTCGCGGCGAGCTATACATGTTCATGTATCAGCAGCTGATTGCCCGCTACTACCTGGAACGTCAGGTGAACTTCATGGGACCGATCGAAGAGTTTGATTACCAGTTCCCGCTCAAGACGGGATACTGGTCGAAGCTCAGCTATTACAACGGAATTCCGTTCTACGTTCGCAACGATTACTACACCATCTCGAAGGACTTCTACTACCAGGTGAACTTGCTTAAGGACTACGAAGCTCGTATCCGCCAGGTGATCGATAAGGGATACTACTACCTCGAGGACGGATCCAAGATCGATCTGCGCAAACCAGAGTCGGTGGAATACGTCGGAAACATGGTCTTCGCTAACATTGACAGTGTGGACAAGGATTATTTCGGTTACTTCGAAATCATTGCTCGTCAGCTGTACAGTGGTGGCAAGAAGTTCTACAACTACTTCCCGAGCGCTCTGATGCACTTCGAAACCTCGCTGCGTGATCCTTTCTTCTATCAGCTGTACAACCGATTCCTGACGTTCTATTATCAGTTTAAGAGCTACCTGAAGCCGTACACCTACGAGGAGCTGTACTTCAAGGGAGTCGAGATCAAGAGCGTTGTCTTTGACAAACTTCTGACTTACTTCGAATACTACGATGCAGATGTAAGCAACGTTATTCCGATCAAGGGATCCAGCGAGAAGTTCTTCGATTTCTCGGTGTATGCTCGTCAGAAGCGCATCAACCACAAGCCATTCTCCTACACCATGGATGTATACTCCGAGAACGCCGGCAAAGGTGTTGTTCGCGTCTACTATGGCCCGAAATTCTACGACGTTAAGCAGCTCCAGTATCTGAAGAAATATTTCGTTGAAGTCGATCAGTATCTGTACGATTTCGTCGCCGGTAAGAACACCATCGTTCGCAACTCGCGTGACTTCTACTACAGCGTCC from Anopheles bellator unplaced genomic scaffold, idAnoBellAS_SP24_06.2 scaffold00679_ctg1, whole genome shotgun sequence carries:
- the LOC131214352 gene encoding hexamerin-1.1-like; translated protein: MRLTVAAIALGLVALASGAYYPASQPVTGVKYADKDFLFKQKFFFEVLRNIHLPLQYQEYLPYTQSYITEESKYVNFAEVVEFFDYYKAGFLGKGELFTIYNNEYMKQTYLLFTFLYNSVDFDTFYKNVIWARENVNEGMFIHAVTMAVFHHPQLKGIVLPAIYEIYPYYFFNTDLIHSVTFRKLYDQKFGFVSNGKYNVVYSNYTAVYPVEYYGEDKLSYFTEDFGWNAYYYYFMMDYPYFIGTEKFNLNKDRRGELYMFMYQQLIARYYLERQVNFMGPIEEFDYQFPLKTGYWSKLSYYNGIPFYVRNDYYTISKDFYYQVNLLKDYEARIRQVIDKGYYYLEDGSKIDLRKPESVEYVGNMVFANIDSVDKDYFGYFEIIARQLYSGGKKFYNYFPSALMHFETSLRDPFFYQLYNRFLTFYYQFKSYLKPYTYEELYFKGVEIKSVVFDKLLTYFEYYDADVSNVIPIKGSSEKFFDFSVYARQKRINHKPFSYTMDVYSENAGKGVVRVYYGPKFYDVKQLQYLKKYFVEVDQYLYDFVAGKNTIVRNSRDFYYSVRDRTTYTELYKKIMTAYNGGEKFALDNSEAHCGFPDRLLLPKGLPSGYEMTWYFIVTPYYAPKVQQFSTYD